A stretch of Chitinophagaceae bacterium DNA encodes these proteins:
- a CDS encoding M14 family metallopeptidase, whose protein sequence is MKYKIITSLYLFVFTLKAQIQSPSDFLGYQLGERFTRHHRVIEYFQHVTKNSQKILLKEYGNTYEYRPLVYAIISSEKNLSQIDLIKTDNLKRTGIITGTPTTQIPIVWLSYNVHGNESVSTEASMATLYELLKPNSEKANWLEKLVVIIDPCLNPDGRDRYVNFYNQYGNAQYNPDPQSKEHAELYPSGRANHYLFDLNRDWAWMTQIESQKRIPLYNQWMPQIHVDFHEQGVNNPYYFAPAANPHHELISPWQKDLQIILGKNHAKYFDKNGWLYFTKERFDLLYPSYGDTYPTYNGAIGMTYEQAGGGRAGLGILTDENDTLTLKARIQHHLTTGISTIEVIANNIERTLKEFQNYFSENKNNFKGQYKTFIIKAENPPAKLEKLTQWLNTLGIQHSIGTTPKLLKGYNYTTNNIETFTTTENDIIISCYQPKGILAHILFEPKTTLTDSITYDITAWATPYSQGLKAFATTEKITPTTKQYTPPQYEIPETAPYAYIATWTTFKNAQFLSYLLKNEVKVRYAETPFSLQGKTFNEGTLIITRKRNEALGEKLDQLIKKASTLFSQEIYTTTTGFVDSGSDFGSSAFRFIKTPKIAVLFGNGVSSLSFGEIWHLFEQQLQYNITTLPIENLKNIALHEYHTIILPNGSYSSIKEEEMKKIDEYISEGGKIIAIQEAIYKFLKRPSYQLKEFENENEIKEHENKNKKYQEEDKKLKYKDRERNEIQNYIPGAIFKAYIDKTHPLAFGYTEIYYSLKTSEERFATLPPKNAWNVATFSTNSLTSGFAGHRIKKTIDNSLLFGVENNNKGTIIYMVDNPLFRSFWEEGKLLFANAIFFVAQ, encoded by the coding sequence ATGAAATATAAAATCATCACATCTCTTTACCTTTTCGTTTTTACACTCAAAGCACAGATTCAAAGCCCATCAGATTTTTTAGGATACCAATTAGGTGAAAGATTCACAAGACACCACAGAGTCATAGAATACTTCCAACACGTAACCAAAAACTCTCAAAAAATTCTCTTAAAAGAATATGGAAATACTTATGAATACAGACCTTTAGTATACGCTATAATATCATCAGAAAAAAACCTCTCCCAAATAGACCTCATCAAAACTGACAACTTAAAAAGAACAGGAATCATCACAGGAACACCCACTACGCAAATCCCAATAGTATGGCTCAGCTACAACGTACACGGAAACGAATCCGTATCCACAGAAGCTTCTATGGCTACTCTGTATGAACTTCTAAAACCTAATTCAGAAAAAGCAAATTGGTTAGAAAAACTTGTAGTAATTATAGACCCCTGCCTAAACCCCGATGGAAGAGATAGATATGTAAACTTTTATAACCAATACGGAAATGCACAATATAACCCCGACCCTCAGAGCAAAGAACATGCAGAACTATACCCAAGCGGAAGAGCAAACCATTACTTATTCGACCTCAACAGAGACTGGGCATGGATGACACAAATAGAAAGTCAAAAAAGAATACCCCTCTACAACCAATGGATGCCACAAATACACGTTGATTTTCATGAACAAGGAGTAAACAATCCATATTATTTTGCACCCGCAGCAAATCCACATCATGAACTCATCTCCCCATGGCAAAAAGACCTCCAAATAATACTCGGAAAAAATCACGCAAAATATTTCGACAAAAACGGATGGCTCTACTTTACAAAAGAAAGATTCGACCTCCTCTATCCTTCTTATGGAGATACTTACCCTACCTATAACGGTGCCATCGGAATGACATACGAACAAGCAGGAGGAGGAAGAGCAGGATTAGGAATACTCACAGATGAAAACGATACTCTTACACTAAAAGCAAGAATCCAACACCATCTCACCACAGGAATATCTACCATAGAAGTCATCGCAAACAACATAGAACGAACCCTCAAAGAATTTCAAAACTACTTCTCTGAAAATAAAAACAACTTTAAAGGACAATATAAAACCTTCATCATAAAAGCAGAAAATCCTCCAGCTAAATTAGAAAAACTTACCCAATGGCTTAATACCTTAGGAATACAACACAGCATAGGAACAACTCCAAAATTATTAAAAGGGTATAATTATACCACGAATAACATAGAAACTTTCACCACCACAGAAAATGACATCATCATCAGCTGCTACCAACCAAAAGGAATCCTTGCACACATACTCTTCGAACCAAAAACAACCCTTACCGATTCCATTACATACGACATAACCGCATGGGCAACCCCATATTCACAAGGATTAAAAGCTTTTGCCACCACAGAAAAAATAACTCCCACAACAAAACAATACACACCTCCTCAATATGAAATCCCCGAAACAGCCCCATATGCTTATATAGCCACATGGACTACTTTTAAAAACGCACAATTCCTATCCTACTTACTCAAAAATGAAGTCAAAGTCCGATATGCAGAAACACCATTCTCTCTCCAAGGAAAAACTTTTAACGAAGGAACTCTCATCATAACTCGAAAACGTAACGAAGCATTAGGAGAAAAACTAGACCAACTAATAAAAAAAGCATCAACACTCTTTTCACAAGAAATCTACACAACAACCACAGGATTTGTAGATTCCGGATCCGACTTTGGATCCAGCGCATTTAGATTCATCAAAACCCCAAAAATAGCCGTACTCTTCGGAAACGGAGTATCATCCCTATCTTTTGGAGAAATATGGCATCTATTCGAACAACAACTCCAATATAACATAACAACACTCCCAATAGAAAACCTAAAAAACATAGCATTACACGAATACCACACAATCATCCTCCCAAACGGATCTTACTCTTCTATCAAAGAAGAAGAAATGAAAAAAATAGACGAATATATATCAGAAGGAGGAAAAATTATAGCAATACAAGAAGCAATCTACAAATTCCTAAAAAGACCATCTTATCAACTAAAAGAATTTGAAAACGAAAACGAAATAAAAGAACACGAAAACAAAAATAAAAAATACCAAGAAGAAGACAAAAAACTAAAATACAAAGACAGAGAAAGAAACGAAATACAAAACTATATACCAGGAGCAATATTTAAAGCATACATAGATAAAACACACCCACTTGCATTCGGATATACAGAAATATACTACTCCTTAAAAACAAGCGAAGAAAGATTCGCTACCCTCCCACCTAAAAACGCATGGAACGTAGCTACTTTCTCCACAAATTCCCTCACAAGCGGATTCGCAGGACATAGAATCAAAAAAACAATAGATAACTCTCTCCTCTTCGGAGTAGAAAATAATAATAAAGGAACAATCATCTACATGGTAGATAACCCACTCTTCAGATCCTTTTGGGAAGAAGGAAAATTATTATTCGCAAACGCAATATTCTTTGTCGCACAATAA
- a CDS encoding cytochrome c maturation protein CcmE: MKKSHIIGIFIIAVSLFIIIITAGNTSKYLSFTEAHQQYINGDESPIHIVGKLKKDSIYNKPIGIITSPDHLSCSFLMTDQNNKEERVYYNNPLPIDLTKSENIVVIGYFHKQKFIANKILMKCPSKYQEKNPTQPYELGNTTQ; this comes from the coding sequence ATGAAAAAATCACATATAATAGGAATATTCATTATAGCAGTATCACTCTTTATAATCATTATAACAGCAGGAAATACAAGTAAATACCTATCCTTTACAGAAGCACATCAACAATACATAAACGGAGATGAATCCCCAATACACATAGTAGGAAAACTAAAAAAAGATAGCATATATAATAAACCCATCGGAATAATAACAAGCCCAGACCACCTCTCATGCTCCTTTCTCATGACAGACCAAAATAATAAAGAAGAAAGAGTATATTATAATAACCCCCTCCCCATAGACCTCACAAAATCAGAAAATATAGTAGTAATAGGATATTTTCATAAACAAAAATTTATAGCAAATAAAATCCTTATGAAATGCCCATCTAAATACCAAGAAAAAAATCCAACTCAACCTTATGAACTGGGAAACACTACTCAATAA
- a CDS encoding deoxyguanosinetriphosphate triphosphohydrolase, whose amino-acid sequence MNWETLLNKQRFGTTQIETNENHLIRNPFETDYDRIIFSSYFRKLQDKTQVFPLPENNFVHNRLTHSLEVSSVGRSLGREVAYKILPPPTKKNELKWYSQIIDFGSIVAAACLAHDIGNPPFGHSGEKAISEYFITHPEGQKFKNKTTEEEWNDLISFEGNAQGFRLLCNNQYSHKMKLTYGTLATFSKYPCQSFFKEKDKNKRSHQKYGFFQSEKKQFINIAQNTQLIETHTEKAWERHPLTYLVEAADDICYHIIDMEDACRLGWIHSEVVQEKFIHIIEKNFQPDKLKKYNSPQEKIAVLRALTIKSLIQQTSEVFITHQQQIMNGTFKEDLFSILPSKNILKNIKELSRKEIYNSHPVKQKEIAGFEVISGLMEAFCTSSYKVFSKDNPSHKNKIICNLLPEDIQPQLQNTNTIYLQLRIILDFISGLTDGNALALYRNIKGISIP is encoded by the coding sequence ATGAACTGGGAAACACTACTCAATAAACAACGATTCGGAACAACCCAAATAGAAACAAACGAAAATCATCTCATCAGAAACCCTTTCGAAACAGATTACGACCGAATTATATTCTCATCCTATTTCAGAAAATTACAAGATAAAACACAAGTATTCCCACTACCCGAAAATAACTTCGTACATAACCGACTAACACACAGCCTAGAAGTATCCAGCGTAGGAAGATCTTTAGGAAGAGAAGTAGCCTACAAAATACTACCACCCCCAACAAAAAAAAATGAACTCAAATGGTACTCACAAATTATTGATTTCGGATCCATCGTAGCAGCAGCATGCCTCGCACACGATATAGGAAACCCACCTTTTGGACATTCCGGTGAAAAAGCTATATCCGAATATTTTATTACCCACCCCGAAGGACAAAAATTTAAAAACAAAACCACAGAAGAAGAATGGAACGACCTCATATCTTTTGAAGGAAACGCACAAGGATTCCGACTACTCTGTAACAATCAATACTCCCATAAAATGAAACTTACATACGGAACTCTCGCCACCTTCTCAAAATACCCATGCCAATCCTTCTTCAAAGAAAAAGATAAAAACAAAAGATCACATCAAAAATACGGATTCTTCCAATCCGAAAAAAAACAATTTATCAACATAGCACAAAATACCCAACTCATCGAAACACACACCGAAAAAGCATGGGAAAGACACCCCCTCACATACCTCGTAGAAGCAGCCGATGACATCTGCTATCACATAATAGATATGGAAGACGCATGCCGACTCGGATGGATACACTCCGAAGTAGTACAAGAAAAATTTATACACATAATAGAAAAAAACTTCCAACCCGACAAACTAAAAAAATATAACTCCCCACAAGAAAAAATAGCCGTACTAAGAGCACTAACCATAAAAAGCCTCATCCAACAAACATCTGAAGTATTCATCACCCACCAACAACAAATAATGAACGGAACATTTAAAGAAGACCTATTCTCTATACTCCCATCAAAAAATATCCTAAAAAACATAAAAGAACTATCCCGAAAAGAAATCTATAACTCACATCCCGTAAAACAAAAAGAAATCGCAGGATTCGAAGTAATATCTGGACTAATGGAAGCATTTTGCACATCTTCCTATAAAGTTTTCTCCAAAGATAACCCCTCCCATAAAAATAAAATTATTTGCAACCTACTACCTGAAGACATTCAACCCCAACTCCAAAACACAAACACTATTTACCTACAATTACGTATCATACTAGACTTTATATCAGGACTTACCGATGGAAATGCTCTCGCTTTGTATAGAAATATTAAAGGAATATCAATACCATAA